In the Candidatus Saccharibacteria bacterium oral taxon 488 genome, one interval contains:
- a CDS encoding tRNA-dihydrouridine synthase, protein MTCWDNLPQPFFILAPMEAVTDVVFRHVVKRAGAPDVFFTEFANATGWVHAGDKAIAGRLVKTDDEHPLVAQIWGGEPGDMEQFAGYCAKLGFDGIDINMGCPARSAIKSGGAALIRRPDVAVAAIAAAKTAGLPVSVKTRLGYTYVDEWREWLTTILQQDIVNLTIHLRTKKEMSKVPAHYELIDDIIKLRDEIAPQTLLTINGDIRNRAQGKELARQHPGINGIMIGRGIFSDPFCFRKGGVSSEIEDKRVIVGGAAPTSEQISDFSEEGADRLAGPAFSDLRAVGDGDDGSDNTKSELIYLLHYHLDLFDHYQPALGRPFETLKRFFKIYIRDFDGAKELREQLMHTTSTDEVRQLLDDQ, encoded by the coding sequence ATGACATGCTGGGACAATCTACCGCAGCCATTTTTCATCTTGGCGCCCATGGAAGCCGTCACTGACGTGGTGTTTCGTCATGTCGTGAAAAGGGCGGGCGCGCCCGACGTGTTTTTCACCGAATTTGCCAATGCCACCGGCTGGGTGCATGCTGGCGACAAAGCCATCGCCGGGCGGCTCGTCAAGACCGACGACGAGCATCCGCTAGTCGCCCAAATCTGGGGCGGTGAGCCAGGCGATATGGAGCAATTTGCTGGCTATTGCGCCAAGCTCGGCTTTGACGGCATCGACATCAACATGGGCTGTCCCGCCAGATCCGCCATCAAATCTGGTGGCGCAGCGCTCATCCGCCGACCCGACGTGGCGGTTGCCGCCATCGCTGCCGCCAAAACTGCCGGCCTGCCAGTCAGCGTCAAAACCAGGCTGGGCTACACGTATGTTGACGAATGGCGAGAATGGCTGACGACTATTTTGCAGCAAGATATTGTTAATCTGACCATTCATCTGCGCACCAAAAAAGAAATGAGCAAAGTCCCAGCCCATTACGAACTTATCGACGACATCATCAAACTGCGCGACGAAATCGCCCCGCAAACCTTGCTAACCATCAACGGCGACATCCGCAACCGCGCCCAAGGCAAAGAGCTCGCCCGTCAGCACCCCGGCATCAACGGTATCATGATCGGGCGGGGAATTTTCAGCGATCCGTTTTGTTTTCGGAAAGGCGGAGTGTCTTCGGAGATCGAGGATAAGCGGGTGATAGTCGGCGGGGCAGCACCCACTTCTGAACAAATCTCTGATTTTTCAGAAGAAGGGGCGGACCGACTAGCAGGACCCGCGTTTAGCGACCTACGTGCCGTCGGAGACGGCGACGACGGGAGCGACAATACTAAATCAGAGCTTATATATCTACTACATTACCACCTCGACCTCTTTGACCACTACCAGCCAGCCCTCGGCCGCCCCTTCGAAACCCTCAAACGCTTCTTCAAAATCTACATCCGCGACTTCGACGGCGCCAAGGAACTGCGCGAGCAATTGATGCACACCACCAGCACCGACGAAGTCCGCCAATTACTGGATGATCAATAA
- the atpC gene encoding ATP synthase F1 subunit epsilon codes for MDLKLVTLGGVKLDEMVYSVTIPTIDGEISVLPSHEPLVTVARDGVITVRRRQEDPDNQLEYFAISGGVVKIDYSSVQILVDEADHGDDIIEAETQAALERAIKARDEAGDQVEREKAKQLIDRHMVRLKVADLHRRKRRR; via the coding sequence ATGGATCTAAAGCTGGTAACGCTCGGTGGTGTCAAGCTGGATGAGATGGTCTACTCGGTAACTATTCCGACGATTGACGGTGAGATTTCGGTGCTGCCGAGCCACGAACCGCTGGTGACGGTGGCGAGGGACGGCGTGATCACCGTGCGCCGGCGTCAAGAAGACCCCGACAATCAATTGGAATATTTCGCAATCTCCGGCGGCGTGGTGAAAATCGATTATTCATCGGTGCAAATCCTGGTGGACGAGGCCGACCATGGCGACGACATCATCGAGGCGGAGACTCAGGCGGCCCTGGAGCGCGCCATCAAAGCCCGCGACGAGGCCGGCGACCAAGTCGAGCGCGAGAAAGCCAAACAGCTCATCGACCGGCATATGGTGCGGTTGAAGGTGGCGGACTTGCATCGGCGCAAGCGACGACGGTAG
- the atpG gene encoding ATP synthase F1 subunit gamma, with translation MPSTRALKNRIRSVDSTKQITKAMQLVAASKMRRSQEADKASAPYTMAAEELLSYLASQGATDNHPLFKRRKITKRLIIVIASDKGLAGAYNTNVLKKYLELLKRDDERGIENLTLTIGRRASQFASRLKDTKIIGTYEDLPDQPSGLTFHTILNTAISMFEDGEVDAVTLVYTRFVNSMVQTAELSRLLPAGTKALIDPSEVSNTVSDAKYEPSIPEVLDAVANRLTGARLLQALLDARASEHSMRMMAMKNATDNASDLVDDLTLAMNKARQGAITQELAEISGGVEAMKQ, from the coding sequence AGCAAATCACCAAGGCGATGCAGTTGGTGGCCGCCAGCAAAATGCGTCGTTCGCAAGAGGCGGACAAGGCCTCGGCTCCCTACACTATGGCGGCTGAAGAGTTGCTGAGTTACTTGGCGAGTCAAGGTGCGACGGATAATCACCCACTGTTTAAGCGCCGCAAAATTACCAAGCGTTTGATTATCGTCATTGCCAGCGACAAGGGTCTGGCCGGTGCGTATAACACCAATGTCTTGAAGAAATATCTGGAGCTACTGAAGCGCGACGACGAGCGCGGCATTGAGAATCTAACCTTGACAATTGGGCGTCGGGCGTCGCAGTTTGCCTCGCGACTGAAGGATACGAAGATTATCGGTACGTACGAGGACCTGCCAGATCAGCCGTCGGGACTGACTTTTCACACGATTTTAAATACCGCCATTAGCATGTTTGAGGATGGCGAAGTTGACGCAGTGACGCTGGTATATACGCGGTTTGTTAATAGCATGGTGCAGACGGCGGAGCTGTCGCGCTTGCTACCGGCGGGTACCAAGGCACTGATTGATCCGAGCGAGGTCTCGAACACAGTTTCTGATGCCAAGTATGAGCCGAGCATTCCAGAAGTGCTGGACGCCGTGGCGAACCGTTTGACGGGTGCGCGATTGCTGCAGGCGTTGCTGGACGCTCGCGCCAGTGAGCACTCCATGCGGATGATGGCCATGAAGAATGCGACAGATAATGCGTCTGACTTGGTGGACGATTTGACCTTGGCGATGAACAAAGCTCGCCAGGGGGCGATTACTCAGGAGCTGGCCGAAATTTCTGGCGGCGTGGAGGCGATGAAACAATGA
- a CDS encoding NUDIX domain-containing protein, which translates to MMNNTTLFVSTVVVKDGKLLVVQEGKNNYGQLGTWNFPAGHVEPGESLVEAAVREAKEESGYTVAIDGILSVLLKNTDSGMSLIVFFLGRIADNSLVAREAGIQQVDFVTLEALEKLNLRFPDDMIEPARRALLGKSYPLDIIMDYQEA; encoded by the coding sequence ATGATGAATAACACAACCCTATTCGTCAGTACTGTTGTCGTAAAAGACGGAAAGCTATTGGTTGTTCAAGAGGGGAAAAATAACTACGGGCAGTTAGGTACGTGGAATTTTCCGGCGGGACATGTCGAGCCGGGCGAAAGTTTGGTGGAGGCGGCGGTGCGCGAAGCGAAGGAAGAATCTGGCTATACAGTTGCAATTGACGGTATTCTGTCGGTGCTGTTGAAAAATACTGATTCTGGTATGTCGTTGATCGTGTTTTTCCTGGGTCGTATTGCCGATAATTCTCTTGTCGCGCGCGAAGCAGGAATCCAGCAGGTTGACTTCGTAACGTTAGAGGCTTTGGAGAAACTAAACTTGCGTTTTCCTGATGATATGATAGAACCAGCTCGTCGAGCGCTGTTGGGTAAGAGCTATCCTTTGGATATAATTATGGATTATCAGGAGGCGTAG
- the atpD gene encoding F0F1 ATP synthase subunit beta: MSKTLGKIIQIVGVVVDVEFPRDVKLPAIYDALHVKNGKETLVLEVAQHLDEHTVRTIALSSTDGLARGADVVATGAPISVPVGAETQGRMFNVVGEAIDEKPQPKGKTAPIHRPAPDLSEQSNKTEILETGIKVVDLIAPLAKGGKAGLFAGAGVGKTVLITELINNIAKFHSGNSVFAGVGERTREGNDLYYEMEEAGVLDKTSLVFGQMNEPPGARLRVALSGLAMAEAFRDEGKDVLLFIDNIYRYTQAGAEVSALLGRLPSAVGYQPNLQQEMGALQERITSTKKGSITSVQAVYVPADDLTDPAPATTFAHLDATIVMNRALTEIGIYPAVDVLDSSSNSLDPEIVGEEHYRVAREVQRVLQQYKELQDIIAILGMEELSDDQKQIVARARRIQRFLAQPFHVAEKFTGNPGVYVKLEDTIRDAADILAGKYDDKPESWFYMVQGTLADQVARDAENAKQPEAKKD, translated from the coding sequence ATGAGTAAAACACTAGGAAAAATTATTCAAATCGTTGGCGTGGTGGTCGATGTGGAGTTTCCACGTGACGTTAAATTGCCGGCGATTTATGACGCGTTGCATGTCAAGAATGGCAAAGAGACGCTGGTGTTGGAGGTAGCGCAGCACCTGGACGAGCACACCGTGCGGACGATCGCGCTGTCGTCGACTGACGGCTTGGCTCGCGGTGCGGACGTGGTGGCGACTGGTGCGCCGATTTCTGTGCCGGTGGGTGCCGAGACCCAGGGGCGCATGTTCAATGTGGTTGGTGAAGCGATTGACGAGAAACCACAGCCAAAGGGCAAAACCGCACCAATTCACCGCCCTGCTCCGGATTTGAGCGAGCAGTCAAACAAGACGGAGATTTTGGAAACTGGAATTAAGGTTGTCGACCTGATCGCACCGCTGGCCAAAGGTGGTAAAGCCGGTCTGTTCGCCGGTGCTGGTGTCGGTAAAACCGTCCTAATCACCGAGCTGATCAACAACATTGCCAAGTTCCACTCTGGTAACTCGGTGTTTGCTGGTGTGGGTGAGCGTACCCGTGAAGGAAATGACTTGTACTACGAAATGGAAGAAGCGGGCGTGCTGGACAAGACTTCGCTGGTGTTTGGCCAGATGAACGAGCCGCCTGGAGCACGTCTGCGCGTGGCACTGTCGGGTCTAGCGATGGCTGAAGCCTTTCGTGACGAAGGCAAAGATGTGCTGCTGTTTATCGACAATATTTACCGCTACACGCAGGCTGGTGCTGAGGTGTCGGCACTGCTTGGTCGTTTGCCAAGTGCCGTGGGCTATCAGCCGAACTTGCAGCAAGAAATGGGTGCGTTGCAGGAGCGCATCACTTCAACCAAAAAGGGTTCGATCACCTCTGTTCAGGCGGTGTATGTGCCAGCTGACGATCTTACCGACCCAGCGCCAGCGACGACCTTCGCTCACCTGGATGCGACCATCGTGATGAACCGTGCTTTGACAGAAATTGGTATCTACCCTGCTGTCGACGTGCTGGATTCTAGCTCTAACTCGCTTGATCCAGAAATCGTTGGTGAGGAACATTACCGCGTGGCGCGCGAAGTTCAGCGAGTACTGCAGCAGTACAAGGAATTGCAGGATATCATCGCTATCCTCGGTATGGAAGAATTGTCAGACGACCAGAAGCAAATCGTTGCTCGGGCGCGCCGCATTCAGCGTTTCCTAGCGCAGCCATTCCACGTGGCTGAGAAATTTACTGGCAACCCTGGCGTGTACGTCAAATTGGAAGATACTATTCGTGACGCCGCTGACATCTTGGCTGGTAAATACGATGACAAGCCAGAAAGCTGGTTCTACATGGTGCAAGGCACACTGGCCGACCAAGTAGCTCGTGATGCTGAAAACGCAAAGCAACCAGAAGCAAAGAAGGACTAG